The Herbiconiux sp. A18JL235 region CGGCAGGCCCGCGGCACGCATCAGCTCGACGGCCGCTTCCGTGTGCCCGGCGCGCTCGCGCACCCCGCCGTCGACGGCGCGCACCGGCAGCACATGTCCGGGGCGGATGAACGACGCCGGGGTCGCCGCCGCATCGGCGAGCCGGTTGAGGGTGAGCGCGCGGTCGTGGGCGCTGATGCCGGTCGTCACGCCCGCCGAGGCGTCGACGGTGATCGTGTAGGCGGTGCGGCGGGTGTCTTCGTTGTTCACGACCATGGGCGGGAGGGCGAGCCGGTCGGCGAGCTCGCCCGGCAGCGGCGCGCAGAGGTAGCCGGAGGTGTTGCGCACCATCCACGCGATCCACTCGGTGCTCGCGAGGGCGGCCGAGAGGATGGCATCGCCCTCGTTCTCGCGGTCGGCGGCGTCGGAGACGATCACCGGGCGGCCCGCGCGCAGTGCGTCGAGCACCTCGGACATGGGGGAGAAGGAGGTCATGACGCGCTCCCGCCCGCGAACGAGACCAGGCGCTCGACGTGCCGGGCGAGAACGTCGGTCTCGAGGTTGACGCGGTCGCCGACCGTGAGAGCGCCGAGGGTGGTGGCGCTGAGCGTCTCGGGAATGAGGGAGACCTCGAACCAGTGCTGCGCATCCGTTCCGCCGCCCGCGGCGCCGTCCGTGTCGCCCCCGCCCGCGGCGCCGTGGCCCGCGTCGCTGTCGCCCGTGTGGCCGATCGCCGAGACGGTGAGCGAGACTCCGGAGACGGCGATCGAGCCCTTGTCGACGACGAGCGGCGCGAGGTCGCGCGGCAGGCTGATCCGCAGCACGCTCCAGGCCTCGCCCGGCGTG contains the following coding sequences:
- a CDS encoding riboflavin synthase, which gives rise to MFTGLIEEQGEILALDRTPDAVVITVRAPLAVSDAKHGDSIAVSGVCLTVVEQTDDSFTADVMAQTLAMSTIGGLTVGDRVNLERAARVGDRLGGHIVQGHIDGTGTVLAVTPGEAWSVLRISLPRDLAPLVVDKGSIAVSGVSLTVSAIGHTGDSDAGHGAAGGGDTDGAAGGGTDAQHWFEVSLIPETLSATTLGALTVGDRVNLETDVLARHVERLVSFAGGSAS